One Nocardia huaxiensis genomic window, CGGAATGATGTTCTCGCTGGCGTACTGCATGATGAGCCGGCCGGTGGTGGTCTCGCCGGTGAACGCCACCTTGGCCACCCGCGGACTCGACGCGAGCGGTTTGCCCGCCTCGACGCCGAATCCGTTGACCACGTTGAGAACTCCGGGCGGCAGCAGGTCGGCGATGAGCTCGACGACCAGCAGCAGCGAGGCCGGGGTCTGCTCGGCGGGTTTGATGACGACACAGTTGCCCGCCGCCAGCGCGGGCGCGAGCTTCCACGCGGCCATGAGGATCGGGAAGTTCCACGGAATGATCTGCCCGACCACGCCGAGCGGTTCGTGGAAGTGGTAGGCGACGGTGTCGGCGTCGATCTCGGAGAGCGAACCCTCCTGTGCGCGAATGGCTCCCGCGAAATAGCGGAAGTGGTCCACGGCCAGCGGTAGGTCGGCGGCGAGGGTTTCACGCACCGGTTTGCCGTTCTCCCAGGTTTCGGCGACGGCGAGCTTCTCCAGATTCGCCTCGATCCGGTCGGCGATCTTGTTGAGGATATTGGCACGCTCGGTCACCGCCGTGGCACCCCAGGCGTCGGCGGCGCCGTGCGCGGCTTCCAGAGCCATGTCGATGTCGGCGGCGCCGGAACGCGCCACCTCGCAGAAGATTTCGCCGTCGACGGGCGACGGATTGTCGAAGTATCTGCCTTCTACCGGGGCTTTCCAGTCACCGCCGATGAAATTGTCATAGCGGCGGGCGAAGCTGACGACACTGCCATCGGTGCCGGGTTTGGCGTAGATCATGGCGCGGCTCCTGATCACGAATCCTCAGTGATGGGCGTCACTATGAACCGCGAAGGTTGGCGTCGGGTTGGCGAGAGGTTGGTGAAAAGT contains:
- the adh gene encoding aldehyde dehydrogenase, which gives rise to MIYAKPGTDGSVVSFARRYDNFIGGDWKAPVEGRYFDNPSPVDGEIFCEVARSGAADIDMALEAAHGAADAWGATAVTERANILNKIADRIEANLEKLAVAETWENGKPVRETLAADLPLAVDHFRYFAGAIRAQEGSLSEIDADTVAYHFHEPLGVVGQIIPWNFPILMAAWKLAPALAAGNCVVIKPAEQTPASLLLVVELIADLLPPGVLNVVNGFGVEAGKPLASSPRVAKVAFTGETTTGRLIMQYASENIIPVTLELGGKSPNIFLPDVAAADDDFLDKAVEGFVMFALNQGEVCTCPSRALIHSSIYDEFMARCIERTKAIKGGNPLDDSTMIGAQASNDQYEKILSYIDIGRKEGAKVLTGGEMRKVEGFPNGYYIEPTIFEGRNDMRIFQEEIFGPVVAVTRFDNEVEAITIANDTLYGLGAGVWTRDGSTAYRLGRAIKAGRVWTNCFHAYPAHAAFGGYKKSGIGRETHKMMLDHYQQTKNLLVSYSPKKLGFF